One window of Cohnella hashimotonis genomic DNA carries:
- a CDS encoding AbrB/MazE/SpoVT family DNA-binding domain-containing protein: protein MKPAGVVRKVDQLGRIVLPKSLRKRYQMNEGDPVEILVQGDHIILERYRPRCVFCSSMENVTEYKERHVCGACLKEMNTL from the coding sequence TTGAAGCCTGCTGGTGTCGTAAGAAAAGTGGACCAACTCGGCCGGATCGTGCTGCCGAAATCGCTGCGTAAACGTTATCAGATGAATGAAGGAGATCCCGTAGAGATTCTGGTGCAGGGAGATCATATTATTCTGGAGCGTTACCGCCCGCGGTGCGTATTCTGCTCGTCCATGGAGAACGTCACCGAATACAAGGAACGCCATGTTTGCGGCGCTTGCCTGAAGGAAATGAACACGCTCTAA
- the trmL gene encoding tRNA (uridine(34)/cytosine(34)/5-carboxymethylaminomethyluridine(34)-2'-O)-methyltransferase TrmL, whose amino-acid sequence MPFHIVLVEPEIPANTGNIARTCAATGTHLHLVRPLGFSTDDKVLKRAGLDYWYAVNITYYDSFGEVRSAFPEGRFFYASTRSSRRYSEMQYRDGDLFVFGKETKGLPQALLDENPGQSIRMPMTDKVRSLNLANSAAIVVYEALRQTGFPGLEG is encoded by the coding sequence ATGCCTTTTCATATTGTACTCGTCGAGCCCGAGATTCCCGCGAATACCGGCAATATCGCCCGTACTTGCGCCGCTACGGGCACTCACCTGCATCTGGTGCGCCCGCTCGGCTTCTCGACCGACGACAAGGTGCTGAAGCGCGCGGGTCTCGATTATTGGTACGCCGTCAACATCACGTATTACGATTCATTCGGAGAGGTAAGAAGCGCATTCCCCGAAGGGCGGTTTTTCTACGCCAGCACCCGCAGCTCGCGACGCTACAGCGAGATGCAGTACAGGGACGGGGACTTGTTCGTCTTCGGCAAAGAAACCAAGGGCTTGCCGCAAGCGCTCCTCGACGAGAATCCGGGACAGAGCATCCGCATGCCGATGACGGACAAGGTCCGGTCGCTTAATCTCGCCAACTCCGCTGCGATCGTGGTGTACGAAGCGCTTAGGCAAACCGGTTTTCCTGGATTGGAAGGCTAA
- a CDS encoding Rieske (2Fe-2S) protein, with protein MTDSRILLGSAEMFDGSPLSLELDGTPYWLTKDEEGRLLLLLSFCPHAGGEVLLADGDFYCPLHYWTFDGRSGACTNRGDERLMRRNVELVDGQLYAIGSDY; from the coding sequence ATGACCGATTCGCGCATTCTGCTCGGTTCCGCCGAGATGTTCGACGGCTCGCCTTTATCGTTGGAGCTGGACGGCACGCCTTACTGGCTGACGAAGGACGAGGAAGGACGCCTGCTGCTCCTTCTCTCGTTTTGTCCGCATGCCGGCGGAGAGGTGCTGCTTGCCGACGGCGATTTTTACTGTCCGCTCCACTATTGGACGTTCGACGGACGCTCCGGCGCGTGCACGAACCGCGGCGACGAGCGCCTCATGCGCCGCAACGTCGAACTCGTCGACGGCCAGCTATACGCGATCGGCTCCGATTACTGA
- a CDS encoding ribulose-bisphosphate carboxylase large subunit family protein → MQQSFVRATYLIETPHEPQRAAAIMAGEQSTGTFVAVPGETDEVKARSAARIVSVRLLEIVREPSLPGATVPAGHNGDYYRCEVTLDFPYANFGPSIPNLMATVAGNLYELQEFSGLRLIDLTLPDEFVEAYPGPKFGMAGTRRLAGVYDGPIIGTIVKPSIGLTIEELGATVRGLAEAGLDFIKDDELNASPLFAPFERKVKAVMEEIERVADRTGRKTMYAFNITGDIDELRRRHDLVLEAGGTCIMVSIQSIGLAGLAALNRYSQLPIHGHRNQWGMMTRHPMLGMAFPAYQKLCRLAGADHLHVNALNSKFYESNASVIRSVEAIREPLLGGYEAVPVLSSGQSAVTAAETYRALGTCDLLNVAGGGIMAHPDGPAAGVRSMRQAWEAARQDVSAEDYARSHPELRRALDKFGRPQVAQAEKEG, encoded by the coding sequence GTGCAGCAATCCTTTGTCCGCGCGACTTATTTAATCGAAACGCCGCACGAGCCGCAGCGCGCCGCTGCCATTATGGCCGGCGAGCAATCGACCGGAACCTTCGTCGCCGTGCCGGGAGAGACGGACGAGGTGAAGGCACGCAGCGCCGCCCGGATCGTCTCCGTCCGGCTACTGGAGATCGTCCGCGAGCCTTCGCTGCCTGGCGCCACCGTGCCGGCGGGGCATAACGGAGACTACTACCGCTGCGAGGTGACGCTCGATTTTCCGTACGCTAACTTTGGACCGTCCATACCGAATCTGATGGCAACCGTCGCCGGCAACCTGTACGAGCTGCAGGAATTTTCGGGACTGCGCTTGATCGATCTGACCTTGCCGGATGAATTCGTGGAGGCTTATCCGGGGCCCAAGTTCGGGATGGCGGGCACGCGCAGGCTGGCAGGCGTCTACGACGGTCCGATCATAGGAACGATCGTGAAGCCGAGCATCGGGCTGACGATCGAGGAACTCGGCGCGACCGTAAGAGGGTTGGCCGAGGCGGGACTGGACTTCATCAAGGACGACGAGCTGAACGCGAGCCCGCTGTTTGCGCCGTTCGAACGCAAGGTCAAGGCCGTCATGGAAGAGATCGAGCGCGTCGCGGACCGGACCGGACGCAAGACGATGTATGCCTTTAACATTACCGGGGACATCGACGAGCTGCGGCGTCGTCACGATCTCGTGCTCGAGGCCGGCGGCACCTGCATCATGGTCAGCATACAGAGCATCGGACTCGCAGGCCTGGCCGCGCTGAACCGCTACAGCCAGCTGCCGATCCACGGCCACCGCAATCAATGGGGCATGATGACCCGGCATCCGATGCTTGGCATGGCGTTTCCGGCGTATCAGAAGCTGTGCAGGCTCGCGGGAGCCGACCACCTGCATGTCAATGCGCTGAACAGCAAGTTTTACGAGAGCAACGCGTCCGTCATCCGCTCGGTCGAGGCGATCCGCGAGCCGCTGCTTGGCGGCTACGAAGCGGTGCCGGTGCTTTCCTCGGGCCAATCCGCGGTCACCGCCGCGGAGACCTATCGGGCGCTCGGCACGTGCGACCTGCTGAACGTGGCCGGTGGCGGCATCATGGCGCATCCGGACGGACCGGCTGCCGGCGTGCGCAGCATGAGGCAGGCCTGGGAAGCGGCCCGGCAGGACGTAAGCGCCGAAGACTACGCCCGGTCGCATCCGGAGCTGCGGCGGGCGCTCGACAAATTCGGCAGACCGCAAGTCGCGCAGGCGGAGAAAGAGGGATAG
- a CDS encoding aminotransferase class I/II-fold pyridoxal phosphate-dependent enzyme has product MINWMGGWPADGLLAEAEWQEKRQASSAAAAEAIAYRLRRQETEKRLSSLVLSGQLGPYWQPADDPGQWLLTDDADEALRLTTKELLRPGDAVLVERPTSRTALQLFARAGAAVFEVPGGTEGMNPEALSDAIAAVKPRAVYVSLTCSDPAGCRWSDERRAALLRLCAQAGVALVLDERQSLTCDWTANLADGQEAGPTAVIGGLPSGLVSGMRLGWLQWTGWTEADRTFIPLPPARRPDRERDALDNREALLRYWSESSPIPALETLRFIYRTRHALLAEQIAQTGIPGLICKQPEAGSHAWLKLPDGLEGEPLLKAAWLEGVLFQPGAGYYATAADRSRLRLTPVHSDEREITEGVKRLRQTIEAFTGRSG; this is encoded by the coding sequence ATGATCAATTGGATGGGCGGCTGGCCTGCGGACGGTTTGTTGGCTGAAGCCGAGTGGCAGGAAAAGCGCCAGGCGTCGTCTGCTGCGGCGGCGGAAGCGATCGCGTACAGACTGCGCCGGCAGGAAACGGAGAAACGGCTCTCCTCGCTCGTTTTGTCGGGCCAGCTCGGTCCTTATTGGCAGCCTGCGGACGACCCGGGACAATGGCTCCTTACGGATGACGCGGACGAAGCGCTCAGATTGACGACGAAGGAGCTGCTGCGGCCGGGCGATGCGGTGCTGGTCGAGCGTCCCACGAGCCGTACGGCATTGCAGCTGTTCGCCCGGGCGGGCGCGGCCGTATTCGAGGTGCCGGGCGGCACGGAGGGTATGAATCCGGAAGCGTTGTCGGACGCCATCGCCGCCGTGAAGCCGCGCGCCGTCTATGTATCCCTGACCTGCTCGGATCCGGCGGGCTGCAGGTGGAGCGACGAACGGCGCGCCGCGCTGTTAAGACTGTGCGCGCAAGCCGGCGTAGCGCTCGTTCTCGACGAGCGGCAAAGTCTGACCTGCGACTGGACGGCAAACCTGGCGGATGGTCAAGAAGCCGGGCCGACCGCGGTCATCGGCGGCCTGCCGTCCGGACTCGTGTCAGGCATGCGCCTCGGGTGGCTTCAATGGACCGGGTGGACCGAGGCCGACCGGACATTCATACCCCTTCCTCCTGCGAGAAGACCGGACCGCGAGCGGGATGCGCTGGACAACCGCGAGGCACTGCTTCGTTATTGGAGCGAATCGTCTCCGATCCCGGCGCTCGAGACGCTAAGGTTCATCTATCGGACGCGACACGCCTTGCTTGCGGAGCAAATCGCGCAGACTGGAATTCCGGGCTTGATCTGCAAGCAGCCCGAAGCGGGGAGCCACGCCTGGCTGAAGCTCCCGGACGGATTGGAGGGCGAGCCGCTGCTGAAGGCGGCATGGCTCGAAGGCGTACTGTTCCAGCCGGGGGCCGGTTATTACGCGACGGCGGCGGATCGATCGCGGCTGCGCCTGACGCCTGTTCATTCGGATGAGCGGGAAATCACGGAGGGCGTCAAGCGGCTGCGCCAGACGATCGAGGCTTTTACGGGAAGATCGGGATAA
- a CDS encoding DUF2161 family putative PD-(D/E)XK-type phosphodiesterase, giving the protein MAVKYETELYPALKAFWTARGYEVKAEIKGCDLVALRHGESLPVIVEMKKTFTLALLLQGLDRQRTGAAVWLAVERNRVKKGAHNQRFGEISDLCRRLSLGFMTVTFYKTKRPVIEVWCEIGAPPAGVIPTGGVSPAVAENAAERYAASAVPLLPAAAPTARSGGRRKGAAKLLKEFAGRSGDYNIGGSTKRKLVTAYRERALQCALALRCADAPALAPRQVGALTGVADPGQLLRSNYYGWFSKTGRGLYALTPAGHAALLEYREAVSYWTTLFPWAGAAAADAAERTESGAEAAEAESAERLDALEDEAAINADALESAIYYIEELQRT; this is encoded by the coding sequence ATGGCGGTCAAATACGAGACGGAGCTGTATCCTGCGCTCAAAGCGTTCTGGACGGCGAGGGGCTACGAGGTCAAAGCGGAGATCAAGGGCTGCGACCTGGTCGCGCTCCGGCATGGCGAATCGCTGCCCGTCATCGTCGAGATGAAAAAAACGTTTACGCTCGCCCTGCTGCTGCAAGGCCTGGATCGTCAGCGCACTGGCGCCGCCGTATGGCTCGCCGTCGAGCGCAACCGGGTCAAGAAGGGGGCGCATAACCAGCGCTTCGGCGAGATTTCGGATCTGTGCCGCAGGCTCTCTCTCGGCTTCATGACGGTGACCTTTTACAAAACCAAGCGGCCGGTTATCGAGGTATGGTGCGAGATCGGCGCCCCGCCGGCCGGAGTAATTCCGACTGGAGGCGTCTCGCCCGCCGTCGCCGAGAACGCGGCCGAGCGCTACGCGGCATCGGCCGTTCCGCTTCTGCCGGCCGCCGCGCCGACGGCCAGGTCCGGCGGCCGGCGCAAGGGCGCCGCCAAGCTGCTCAAGGAATTCGCGGGACGCAGCGGCGATTACAATATCGGCGGCAGTACGAAGCGCAAGCTCGTCACGGCTTACAGGGAGCGCGCGCTCCAATGCGCGCTGGCGCTCCGCTGCGCCGACGCGCCTGCGCTAGCCCCGAGGCAGGTCGGCGCGCTCACCGGCGTCGCCGATCCGGGCCAGCTGCTGCGCAGCAACTATTACGGCTGGTTCTCCAAGACAGGCCGCGGGCTGTACGCGTTGACGCCGGCCGGTCATGCCGCGTTGCTTGAATATCGTGAAGCGGTATCGTATTGGACGACCCTGTTTCCGTGGGCCGGTGCCGCTGCCGCAGATGCCGCTGAGCGGACGGAGTCCGGCGCGGAGGCTGCCGAAGCTGAATCCGCCGAACGGTTAGATGCCTTAGAAGACGAAGCAGCCATAAATGCCGACGCGCTTGAATCGGCTATCTACTATATAGAGGAGTTGCAGCGCACATGA
- the thpR gene encoding RNA 2',3'-cyclic phosphodiesterase, translating into MENLRLFLGIALPQPIERALGGISQGMKPALSYRKWTHPADYHITLHYLGNTPQNKLSDIRLAATEAAGQTSPPRLSLSVPGTFGPASAPRVLWCGVEESNDDNAVAASQEADPAISPLHQLHRLLGERLRERIGYEPEDRPYHPHVTLARSCEGGSCTKDKLQELWRSFSAQEENLHIVWPASSITIFRSHLGRSPSYEPLDTIPFAEKG; encoded by the coding sequence ATGGAAAACCTTCGTCTTTTCCTAGGAATTGCACTCCCACAGCCCATCGAACGCGCGCTAGGCGGCATATCGCAAGGAATGAAGCCCGCACTGTCTTATCGAAAATGGACGCATCCCGCGGATTACCATATCACGCTTCATTACTTGGGCAATACGCCGCAGAACAAGCTGTCCGACATCCGGCTCGCAGCGACGGAAGCCGCCGGGCAGACGAGTCCTCCCCGATTGTCGCTCTCCGTCCCGGGCACCTTCGGCCCCGCCTCCGCGCCGCGCGTGCTCTGGTGCGGCGTAGAAGAATCTAACGACGACAATGCGGTCGCCGCCAGTCAGGAGGCGGATCCTGCAATCTCGCCGCTGCACCAGCTGCACCGCCTGCTTGGCGAACGCTTGCGGGAGCGGATCGGCTACGAGCCCGAGGACAGGCCTTATCATCCGCATGTTACGCTCGCCCGAAGCTGCGAAGGGGGCTCTTGCACCAAGGATAAGCTGCAGGAGCTATGGCGTTCTTTCTCCGCTCAGGAAGAGAATTTGCATATCGTCTGGCCCGCGAGCTCAATCACGATATTTCGATCGCATCTCGGTCGGTCGCCCTCTTATGAACCGCTCGACACGATTCCGTTTGCCGAAAAAGGCTGA
- the serC gene encoding 3-phosphoserine/phosphohydroxythreonine transaminase, whose translation MSNRAYNFNAGPAALPLEVLQRAQEQFVDFENSGMSLMEMSHRGAIYERVHNETEQLVRELMGVPEGYKVLLVQGGASTQFAMVPMNLLKPDKVSAYVGTGSWATKAIKEAKLFGEVSIAASSEADAYKRIPSPGELSVPDNAAYVHLTSNETIEGTQWAEYPDTGEIPLVADMSSDILCRPVDVSRFGLIYAGAQKNLGPSGVTIVIVREDLVGAPSMTVPTMLRYDTHAKSGSLYNTPPSFAIYMANQVLHWVKAQGGAAGVERLNREKANLIYSTIDASGGFYKGFANPDSRSIMNVTFRLGSEELEKKFVKDSEAAGFIGLKGHRDVGGLRASIYNAVPLSSVKALVDFMGEFARTNG comes from the coding sequence ATGTCCAATCGTGCCTACAATTTTAACGCGGGTCCGGCCGCTTTGCCCTTAGAGGTTCTGCAGCGGGCGCAGGAGCAATTTGTCGATTTTGAGAACAGCGGCATGTCGCTGATGGAGATGTCCCACCGCGGCGCCATTTACGAACGCGTACATAATGAGACGGAGCAGCTGGTACGCGAGCTGATGGGCGTGCCCGAGGGTTACAAGGTGCTGCTCGTCCAAGGCGGCGCCAGCACGCAGTTCGCCATGGTGCCGATGAATCTGCTTAAGCCGGACAAGGTGTCCGCTTATGTCGGGACCGGCAGCTGGGCGACCAAAGCAATCAAGGAAGCGAAGCTGTTCGGCGAGGTCTCGATCGCAGCCTCCTCCGAAGCGGACGCTTACAAGCGCATTCCGTCCCCGGGCGAGCTTAGCGTGCCGGACAACGCCGCATACGTCCATCTGACTTCGAACGAGACGATCGAAGGGACCCAGTGGGCCGAATACCCGGACACCGGCGAGATTCCGCTCGTGGCGGACATGTCCAGCGATATTTTGTGCCGGCCGGTCGACGTATCTCGTTTTGGACTTATCTATGCAGGGGCGCAAAAAAATCTCGGACCGTCCGGCGTCACCATCGTCATCGTGCGCGAAGATCTGGTCGGCGCACCCTCGATGACCGTGCCGACGATGCTTCGTTACGACACCCATGCGAAGAGCGGCTCTCTGTATAATACCCCGCCTTCGTTCGCCATTTACATGGCCAACCAGGTTTTGCACTGGGTGAAGGCGCAGGGCGGCGCCGCCGGCGTAGAGCGATTGAACCGGGAAAAAGCGAATCTCATCTACTCGACGATCGACGCGAGCGGCGGCTTCTACAAAGGCTTCGCGAATCCGGACAGCCGTTCCATCATGAACGTCACCTTCCGACTCGGCAGCGAAGAGCTCGAGAAGAAGTTCGTCAAGGACTCCGAGGCCGCAGGCTTCATCGGACTCAAAGGCCACCGCGACGTCGGAGGGCTGCGCGCTTCGATCTACAACGCCGTACCGCTCAGCAGCGTCAAGGCGCTTGTGGACTTCATGGGCGAATTTGCCCGCACCAACGGTTAG
- a CDS encoding PrkA family serine protein kinase: MDIFKRLAEYRTASERLTWTGSFRDYIELLKNDPVPAMTAHSRVYDMIVSHGVEEQNGVKKYKFFENDIYGLDRTLERLVEEYFHSAARRLDVRKRILLLMGPVSGGKSTIVTLLKRGLEQYSRTERGAVFALQGCPMHEEPLHLVPSELRPDFEKELNVRIEGNLCPSCALRLRSEYGGDIESFPVERVFLSEDTRTGIGTFSPSDPKSQDIADLTGSIDFSTITEFGSESDPRAYRFDGELNKANRGLMEFQEMLKCDEKFLWNLLSLTQEGNFKAGRFALISADELIVAHTNESEYKTFIANKKNEALQSRMIVMPVPYNLRVSDEEKIYGKLIGQSDMSHIHIAPHALRAAAIFSILTRLKESKKQGMDLVKKMRLYDGEEVEGFKDADLKEMQNEFNDEGMSGIDPRYVINRISSALIKQDQEYINALDVLRALKDGLDQHPSITKEERERYLGFISVARKEYDALAKKEVQKAFVYSFEESARTLFENYLDNIEAYCNWQKIKDPLTGESMDPDERLMRSIEEQIGISENAKKAFREEILIRISAYSRKGRKFDYSTHERLREAIEKKLFADLKDIVKITTSTKTPDENQLKRINEVINRLVEEHGYTTASANELLRYVGSLLNR; the protein is encoded by the coding sequence ATGGACATCTTCAAGCGGCTCGCCGAGTACCGGACTGCTAGCGAGAGGTTGACGTGGACGGGATCATTTCGCGACTATATCGAATTGCTGAAAAACGACCCCGTACCTGCGATGACCGCGCATTCCAGGGTATACGACATGATCGTCTCCCACGGTGTGGAAGAGCAGAACGGCGTCAAGAAGTACAAGTTTTTTGAAAACGACATTTACGGCCTCGATCGTACGCTCGAGCGGCTGGTCGAAGAGTATTTTCATTCCGCGGCCAGACGGCTCGACGTCCGCAAGCGGATCCTGCTGCTCATGGGACCGGTCAGCGGAGGCAAGTCCACGATCGTCACGCTGCTGAAAAGAGGGCTGGAGCAATATTCGAGAACGGAAAGGGGAGCGGTTTTCGCGTTGCAGGGCTGTCCGATGCACGAGGAGCCGCTTCATCTGGTGCCCAGCGAGCTTCGGCCTGACTTTGAAAAGGAGCTGAACGTCCGCATCGAGGGCAATCTCTGCCCGTCCTGCGCGCTCCGGCTGCGCAGCGAATACGGTGGCGATATCGAGTCTTTCCCGGTCGAGCGCGTGTTTCTGTCAGAAGATACGCGCACCGGCATCGGCACGTTCAGCCCGTCCGACCCCAAGTCGCAGGACATTGCGGACTTGACGGGCAGCATCGACTTTTCGACCATCACCGAGTTCGGTTCGGAGTCCGATCCGCGCGCCTACCGCTTCGACGGCGAGCTCAACAAAGCGAACCGCGGTCTTATGGAGTTTCAGGAAATGCTGAAGTGCGACGAGAAGTTCCTGTGGAATCTGCTGTCGCTGACGCAGGAGGGCAACTTCAAGGCGGGCCGGTTCGCGCTCATCAGCGCCGATGAGCTCATCGTGGCGCATACGAACGAATCGGAGTACAAGACGTTTATCGCCAACAAGAAAAACGAGGCGCTGCAGTCGCGGATGATCGTCATGCCGGTACCGTACAACCTGCGCGTAAGCGACGAGGAGAAAATCTACGGCAAGCTGATCGGCCAGTCCGATATGAGCCACATCCATATTGCGCCGCATGCGCTGCGGGCCGCTGCCATCTTCAGCATCCTGACGCGGCTCAAGGAATCCAAGAAGCAGGGCATGGACCTGGTCAAAAAGATGCGGCTTTACGACGGCGAAGAGGTCGAAGGCTTCAAGGACGCGGACCTGAAGGAAATGCAAAACGAGTTCAACGACGAAGGCATGTCGGGCATCGACCCTCGCTACGTCATCAACCGCATCTCCAGCGCCCTGATCAAGCAGGACCAGGAATACATCAATGCCCTCGACGTGCTGCGCGCGCTCAAGGACGGACTCGATCAGCATCCTTCGATTACGAAGGAGGAACGCGAGCGGTACTTAGGCTTCATCTCCGTCGCGCGCAAGGAATACGACGCGCTGGCGAAGAAAGAAGTGCAGAAGGCGTTCGTCTACTCGTTCGAGGAATCGGCGCGCACCTTGTTCGAGAACTATCTCGACAATATCGAAGCCTACTGCAACTGGCAAAAAATCAAGGATCCGTTGACGGGCGAATCGATGGATCCCGACGAGCGCCTCATGCGCTCCATCGAGGAGCAGATCGGCATATCCGAAAACGCGAAAAAGGCGTTCCGCGAAGAGATTCTGATCCGCATCTCCGCTTATTCGCGCAAAGGACGCAAGTTCGACTACAGCACGCACGAGCGCCTGCGCGAAGCGATCGAGAAAAAGCTGTTCGCCGACCTCAAGGATATCGTCAAGATTACGACCTCCACCAAGACGCCGGACGAAAATCAGCTGAAGCGCATCAACGAGGTCATCAACCGCCTTGTCGAAGAGCACGGCTACACGACCGCCAGCGCCAACGAGCTGCTGCGTTACGTCGGCAGTCTGCTGAACCGCTGA
- the glnA gene encoding type I glutamate--ammonia ligase — MSAQNVLDLIKEKNIEFVDFRFVDLNGRAHHITLPATEVDEDTFVNGVAFDGSSITGFRGIEQSDMVMMPDTESVYVDPFTAHATLIVMSNIYTPDGERYDRDPRSIAHKAEEFLQQSGVGTTAFFAPESEFFIFDDVRYESTMNSSSFFVDSEEAAWNTNRKEEGGNLAFKVGVKGGYVPVAPVDSQQDIRSEMVRLMQDSGLRVERHHHEVATAGQAEINFRFDTLTKTADNLMKYKYIVHNVARQYGKVATFMPKPLFGDNGSGMHVHTSIFNEGEPLFYEKGAYANLSELALNYIGGILYHAPALIAITNPSTNSFKRLVPGYEAPVNLVFSAGNRSAAVRIPVAAVTPKGCRIEFRTPDSTANPYLAFAAMLMAGLDGIKRKIDPSALGYGPFDKNIYELSDEEKAEIRSVPGNLDEALDALEADFEFLTEGGVFTKEFIDNYVDVKRAEAKAVAIRIHPHEYGLYFDC, encoded by the coding sequence ATGTCTGCACAAAACGTTTTGGATCTCATCAAGGAAAAGAATATTGAGTTTGTTGATTTTCGTTTCGTCGATCTGAACGGCCGCGCCCACCACATTACGCTGCCGGCGACGGAAGTGGACGAAGATACTTTCGTTAACGGCGTAGCATTCGACGGTTCTTCGATCACCGGCTTCCGCGGCATCGAACAATCCGACATGGTCATGATGCCCGACACCGAATCGGTCTACGTGGATCCGTTCACCGCTCACGCGACCCTGATCGTCATGTCCAACATCTACACGCCGGACGGCGAACGTTACGACCGCGACCCGCGTTCGATCGCGCACAAAGCCGAAGAATTCCTGCAACAATCCGGCGTAGGCACGACTGCTTTCTTCGCGCCTGAATCCGAGTTCTTCATTTTCGACGACGTACGTTACGAGAGCACGATGAATTCTTCTTCCTTCTTCGTCGATTCCGAAGAAGCCGCATGGAATACCAACCGCAAGGAAGAGGGCGGCAACCTGGCGTTCAAAGTAGGCGTCAAGGGCGGTTACGTGCCGGTTGCTCCGGTCGACTCCCAGCAAGACATCCGCAGCGAGATGGTCCGCCTGATGCAGGATTCCGGCCTTCGCGTCGAGCGTCACCACCACGAAGTGGCGACGGCCGGCCAAGCGGAGATCAACTTCCGCTTCGATACGCTGACCAAGACTGCCGACAACCTGATGAAGTACAAATATATCGTACACAACGTTGCACGCCAATATGGCAAGGTCGCTACGTTCATGCCGAAGCCGCTGTTCGGCGACAACGGTTCGGGCATGCACGTGCACACGTCGATCTTCAACGAAGGCGAGCCGCTCTTCTACGAGAAGGGCGCATACGCGAACCTGAGCGAGCTTGCGCTGAACTACATCGGCGGCATCCTGTACCATGCGCCTGCGCTGATCGCGATCACGAATCCGTCCACGAACTCCTTCAAGCGTCTGGTTCCTGGCTACGAAGCGCCGGTTAACCTCGTATTCTCCGCCGGCAACCGTTCTGCAGCCGTCCGTATTCCGGTCGCTGCCGTTACGCCGAAGGGCTGCCGCATCGAGTTCCGTACGCCGGACTCCACGGCTAACCCATATCTGGCCTTCGCAGCCATGCTGATGGCAGGCTTGGACGGCATCAAGCGCAAGATCGACCCGAGCGCCCTGGGCTACGGTCCGTTCGACAAGAACATCTACGAGCTGTCCGACGAAGAGAAGGCAGAAATCCGCAGCGTACCGGGCAACCTGGACGAGGCGCTTGACGCCCTCGAAGCGGATTTCGAATTCCTGACCGAAGGCGGCGTCTTCACCAAGGAATTCATCGATAACTACGTCGACGTGAAGCGCGCCGAAGCAAAGGCTGTGGCAATCCGCATTCACCCGCACGAATACGGCCTCTACTTCGATTGCTAA